Proteins co-encoded in one Novosphingobium sp. TH158 genomic window:
- the bfr gene encoding bacterioferritin, whose translation MKGDAKVIEYLNKVLFNELTAVNQYWLHYRMLDNWGIKKLADHERHESIDEMKHADQVAERILFLEGLPNFQALGKLRIGENVEEILKADLALEQDAIPDLRDAIAHCESVRDYVSRDLFRSILDSEEEHVDFIETQFEMIARMGLQNYVQLNSEAVGS comes from the coding sequence ATGAAGGGCGATGCCAAGGTTATCGAATACCTCAACAAGGTGCTGTTCAACGAACTCACCGCGGTCAACCAGTACTGGCTGCATTACCGCATGCTCGACAACTGGGGCATCAAGAAACTGGCCGACCATGAACGGCACGAATCGATCGACGAGATGAAGCACGCCGACCAGGTTGCTGAGCGCATCCTGTTCCTTGAAGGCCTGCCCAACTTCCAGGCGCTCGGCAAGCTGCGCATTGGCGAGAACGTGGAGGAAATCCTCAAGGCGGACCTCGCGCTGGAGCAGGACGCCATCCCGGATCTGCGCGATGCCATCGCCCATTGCGAAAGCGTGCGCGACTACGTCAGCCGCGACCTGTTCCGCTCGATCCTCGACAGCGAGGAAGAGCATGTCGACTTCATCGAGACCCAGTTCGAGATGATCGCGCGCATGGGCCTGCAGAACTACGTGCAGCTCAACAGCGAGGCTGTCGGCAGCTGA
- a CDS encoding SPOR domain-containing protein yields the protein MKLRLLLAGAMLGGLALAGVARADVKAGVDAWARGDFPAAIKEWEGPAGRGDADAQFNLGQAYKWGKGVNQDLKKAELYFGKAAAQGHIEASDNYGLLLFDRGERGQALPYVKAASGRGDPRAQYLLAIMHFNGDLVNKDWVRAYALMSLAQQAGLPQATPGLQQMDVHIPLAQRQQAVSLSQQLAAEAEATRNRQFAADDLGVKNPAGVARTPPQVAAAPVRRQPTPEEAVAEAERVAAGSSPRSAGADYARPATPPPAVAAAPKPVSLPQGQPFPAATAPKPATTNSAAPAPRPAATAAAGSWRIQLGAFGVAANADALWARIKGRPEIAGHGRINVSAGAVTKLQAGGYSEDGARSACRSLAAAGFACAPVRN from the coding sequence ATGAAGCTGCGCTTGTTGCTGGCCGGGGCGATGCTCGGCGGTCTCGCCTTGGCCGGCGTGGCCCGCGCCGATGTGAAGGCCGGTGTCGATGCCTGGGCACGAGGCGATTTTCCGGCTGCGATCAAGGAGTGGGAAGGCCCGGCAGGACGCGGCGATGCCGATGCCCAGTTCAACCTTGGCCAGGCCTACAAATGGGGCAAGGGCGTCAACCAGGACCTGAAGAAGGCGGAATTGTACTTCGGCAAGGCCGCGGCGCAGGGCCATATCGAAGCTTCGGACAATTACGGCCTGCTGCTGTTCGACCGCGGTGAGCGCGGGCAGGCCCTGCCCTATGTGAAGGCGGCATCCGGCCGCGGCGATCCGCGCGCGCAGTACCTGTTGGCGATCATGCATTTCAACGGCGACCTGGTGAACAAGGACTGGGTCCGCGCCTATGCGCTGATGAGCCTGGCGCAGCAGGCAGGCCTGCCGCAGGCTACGCCGGGGCTGCAGCAGATGGACGTGCACATCCCCCTTGCCCAGCGCCAGCAGGCGGTAAGCCTGTCGCAGCAGCTCGCCGCAGAAGCCGAAGCGACGCGCAACCGCCAGTTCGCCGCCGATGACCTTGGCGTGAAAAATCCTGCGGGCGTTGCCAGAACGCCGCCACAGGTCGCCGCAGCACCGGTCCGTCGCCAGCCGACACCGGAAGAGGCCGTGGCCGAGGCTGAACGCGTCGCCGCCGGGTCCAGCCCGCGCTCTGCCGGGGCAGACTATGCCCGCCCGGCCACGCCTCCGCCGGCGGTTGCAGCGGCGCCCAAGCCGGTCTCCTTGCCGCAGGGCCAGCCCTTCCCCGCAGCCACTGCACCGAAACCGGCGACGACGAACTCCGCCGCCCCGGCACCGCGACCAGCCGCCACGGCTGCCGCCGGCAGCTGGCGCATCCAGCTCGGCGCATTTGGTGTAGCGGCCAATGCCGATGCCCTCTGGGCCCGGATCAAGGGCCGGCCCGAGATTGCCGGGCATGGCCGCATCAATGTCAGTGCCGGTGCGGTGACCAAGCTGCAGGCCGGCGGCTATAGCGAAGACGGCGCCCGTTCCGCCTGCCGCAGCCTTGCCGCGGCAGGCTTTGCCTGCGCCCCGGTGCGGAACTGA
- a CDS encoding bacterioferritin-associated ferredoxin → MYICICNAIREKDLRAAAKICSGDVDAVYESLGCTPQCGSCLDDAAKILIEERGLTEPPVYTPF, encoded by the coding sequence ATGTACATCTGCATCTGCAACGCCATTCGCGAAAAGGACCTGCGCGCCGCAGCAAAGATATGCAGCGGCGATGTGGACGCGGTTTACGAATCGCTCGGCTGCACGCCCCAGTGCGGCTCATGCCTCGACGATGCGGCAAAAATCCTCATCGAGGAACGTGGACTGACCGAACCTCCGGTTTACACACCTTTCTGA
- a CDS encoding DUF418 domain-containing protein gives MIDAPARSAGRIRTLDLIRGVAILGILTVNMAGFAGPMAATLTPDWNGPASAGDHLAFLATFVLFEGKMRGLLSLLFGASMMLFLESAEARGRSGDGLQLRRLIWLGVIGYLHFLLLWWGDILFTYALAGFFALLLRHLPVKAMVPAALLAFGAWHGSGMASSIAPILAEARFEARVSPPAEAKALAELKARKEAMNRAELAREQGAYLPLLAHKAGPDAALPMIAALLSLGEVLPMMLIGMALYRSGFFTGGWPVRMLRRVAVAGIGCGAIVTLGLAIMASRADFAAITMEAVLAYWAAVPHLLMTLGYAALLVLLGERHGEGRFGRRIVAVGQLALSNYLACSLAFTAIFYGWGLGLIGTVPQRWHWAFVLGGWIAMLWWSKPWLARFGQGPAERLWRRLAS, from the coding sequence ATGATCGATGCCCCTGCAAGGTCGGCCGGGCGAATCCGCACGCTCGACCTTATCCGGGGCGTTGCGATCCTGGGCATCCTGACCGTCAACATGGCCGGTTTCGCCGGCCCCATGGCTGCTACCCTGACGCCCGACTGGAACGGTCCGGCCTCTGCCGGTGACCACCTCGCCTTCCTTGCCACCTTCGTTCTCTTCGAAGGCAAGATGCGCGGCCTGCTGAGCCTGCTGTTCGGTGCCAGCATGATGCTGTTCCTTGAAAGTGCAGAAGCTCGCGGACGCAGCGGCGATGGCCTGCAGCTGCGCCGGCTTATCTGGCTCGGGGTGATCGGCTACCTGCATTTCCTGCTGCTTTGGTGGGGCGATATCCTGTTCACTTACGCGCTTGCAGGGTTCTTCGCGCTGCTGCTGCGGCACTTGCCGGTAAAGGCGATGGTACCGGCGGCCCTCCTGGCCTTTGGCGCATGGCATGGATCCGGCATGGCATCGAGCATCGCCCCGATCCTCGCCGAGGCCCGCTTTGAGGCGAGGGTCTCGCCACCGGCGGAAGCAAAAGCTCTCGCCGAGCTGAAAGCGCGCAAGGAGGCGATGAACAGGGCCGAACTGGCCCGCGAACAGGGCGCATACCTCCCCCTGCTGGCGCACAAGGCCGGACCGGATGCCGCCTTGCCGATGATCGCCGCGCTTTTGAGCCTCGGCGAAGTCCTGCCGATGATGCTGATCGGCATGGCCCTCTACCGCAGCGGATTCTTCACCGGCGGCTGGCCAGTTCGAATGCTGAGACGCGTGGCCGTCGCGGGCATCGGCTGCGGGGCGATCGTGACGCTGGGGCTCGCCATCATGGCATCGAGGGCGGACTTTGCAGCTATCACCATGGAGGCCGTGCTCGCCTACTGGGCTGCGGTGCCCCACCTCCTGATGACACTGGGCTACGCCGCCCTCCTCGTGCTGCTGGGGGAACGCCATGGCGAAGGCCGGTTCGGCCGCCGCATCGTCGCGGTTGGGCAACTCGCGCTGAGCAATTATCTCGCCTGTTCGCTGGCCTTCACCGCAATCTTCTACGGCTGGGGCCTTGGCCTGATCGGCACGGTACCGCAACGCTGGCACTGGGCATTCGTGCTCGGCGGATGGATCGCCATGCTGTGGTGGAGCAAGCCCTGGCTCGCACGGTTCGGTCAGGGGCCGGCCGAGCGGTTATGGCGCAGGCTGGCCTCGTGA
- a CDS encoding ParA family protein, which translates to MRVLALASQKGGSGKTTLSGHLAVQAQRAGAGPVVLIDIDPQGSLADWWNEREAEFPAFAQTTVSRLAADLQVLRQQGFKLAVIDTPPAITMAIQSVISVAELIVVPTRPSPHDLRAVGATVDLCERAGKPLIFVVNAATPKAKITSEAAVALSQHGTVAPITLHHRTDYAASMIDGRTVMEVDPMGRSAMEIAALWNYIYDRLEKNFRRTVFAAPAQVGGVQAAPGYARPVGGFGRRVAGS; encoded by the coding sequence TTGCGCGTATTGGCACTGGCATCACAGAAGGGTGGATCGGGCAAGACGACCTTGTCCGGGCATCTAGCCGTGCAGGCGCAGCGCGCCGGCGCTGGCCCCGTTGTCCTGATCGACATCGACCCGCAGGGGTCTCTGGCTGACTGGTGGAACGAGCGCGAGGCGGAGTTTCCCGCCTTTGCCCAGACCACCGTTTCACGCCTTGCAGCCGATCTTCAGGTCCTGCGCCAGCAGGGCTTCAAGCTGGCCGTGATCGACACGCCGCCGGCGATTACCATGGCGATCCAGTCGGTGATCTCGGTTGCCGAACTGATCGTCGTCCCCACCCGTCCCAGTCCGCATGACCTGCGCGCTGTCGGCGCCACGGTCGATCTGTGCGAACGTGCCGGCAAGCCGCTGATCTTTGTGGTGAACGCGGCAACTCCCAAGGCCAAGATCACGTCGGAAGCTGCCGTCGCGCTGTCGCAGCACGGCACGGTCGCGCCGATCACGCTGCACCATCGCACAGACTATGCCGCCTCGATGATCGATGGCCGCACGGTGATGGAAGTCGATCCCATGGGCCGTTCGGCGATGGAGATCGCCGCGCTGTGGAACTACATCTACGACCGGCTGGAAAAGAACTTCCGCCGCACCGTCTTTGCGGCGCCCGCCCAGGTCGGCGGCGTTCAGGCAGCGCCCGGTTATGCTCGCCCGGTAGGTGGCTTCGGCCGCCGCGTAGCGGGGTCTTAA